A part of Bombus huntii isolate Logan2020A chromosome 16, iyBomHunt1.1, whole genome shotgun sequence genomic DNA contains:
- the LOC126874702 gene encoding intraflagellar transport protein 172 homolog yields MLLKYLGNVTPPYEYENRVVGISWSPNSLKLAVASSDRSIYLFDENCVKRDKFSTKPVDSKFGKKSYVIKGIAFSPDSTKIAVGQTDCIVYVYKIGEQWGEKKVICNKFRQSSPVTCLIWLTEGPIIVGLVDGKVRIALVKTQKAQTLYTADSTTIALTSNVRGTGFLSSHANGSIIKYHLTADGNHEPSGRICTHTVPAYALAWTQSHILAAGCDRRVSFYDSRGKLVKNFDYSRENEKEIAVACCSPSGQSVAIGSWDKIRILDWSPRRSIWEEANTRSLPNFYTVTAISWRRDGSRLLVGSLCGAVEQFETVLKRTVIRGSHEVAYVGPSQVVIRPLQEGNRPVIIRSQTGYEIEDVKVLGRADNNVIARTANTLLLADIELNLISEISWEDKSNSEKFFFEYPRVCLIFCSGELTIVEYGNNEALGSVRTEAVNPHVVSVRINERQAAEAPDNKRLAYLLDPRTVRIMDLVTGLTVTLVSHDVRVDWLELSETGHRLLSRDKRARLWLSDELGGRILLLTGVSFASWVLGSDVVVAQTGQTLAVWYNVDDPEVATLIPVRGDAIDISREDGRTTVTVEEAGGKVAYLLDEPLIEFGTALHDNDFGRALLFLEDLADRPQAEAMWENVARNAMAARQLLIAARCYAALGDVACSRFLKNIIEIGEKYRAETGHDPLSSPDCWAKLAILNGELKTAEAIYLEQNELGQALDMYQKYWHWEDALILAQNRGWPGLQELRDRHLTWLLESGQTARAAAILEPTNPRRAVKLYLDAHRPGRAARLVLANPDLLEDRSIVNEIVRVLKATDLMELAGELLEKTSEPLEAIKCYSQAGVFARALELARKVDPTSVVDLEREWGKHLASAGHYDAAINHFIEAGETALALDAAINARQWRKGLQIIQVIEDDDPTIRKQCEKLAEYFASIHEKNLAERLFIRSGDARRAVDVHVQNGNWSRAHEVAQEYMTPDEANEVLLKHATILCETGDLKHAEELYLAIGKYDSAIAMYRKASRRADMIRLVAKYRPDLLETTHAHLARELNESSKPREAEDHYLAAGDWRGAVTAYRAANMWEDALRVAKQHAGDNAAQQVALIWARTLAPELAARLLMRLNYLDGCLQLACEADLFDWALEIVKYGSTDQMKEVHYRHAMALEDAGHFSEAEKEFIKAGRTMEAVQMYIHTRDWEAAEDVAQSINQDAVAQVLIARASEAVEGQDYSLAETLLLRAHKPEMIIEHYKKAGMWSEALRVCREYLPSQQANLRRELGQISASLAGANAFEEARKWLEVGEVRAALDILILDPQAPRSSLIKAADILLHQADSETVAQIGGDLGSRLFAIGEYAVAAQVFLQADKLKDAIDSLASIGEWEKAKRIVNELAPDIEPYLEEKYKEAMLRDGQIDRLVEIDADAGLEILANKGQWNQVFETASTQGTQVLHKYVAQRAVQLLKGNAPLDALQLYVKYGTPPIQQNFNLYLQLSESILNSEAYYEYRYLSHLRTVLLDLWKNLKSLESSQKSKFERVLKATHYSAVKCGCRDYPVLSGLVLKASITLLRYTDLLLADRAYYEAGIEARTAGKNSEAFVFLNHFLDLEECIEEGDSTVLDVEDLAVTDFPVEVPLPETLSLTAEQREEVREWVLAVSMDQKVEQVLPTDHRGVYVGSLTAHSVDSGSLQACILTGYPIRGSIIKFAEVQHVADRDDWTKLINTARQAPQDSNLNDILAFIQEWFGAIPNYSF; encoded by the exons ATGTTGCTGAAATATTTGGGCAATGTTACGCCACCGTAT GAGTACGAGAATAGAGTGGTGGGTATAAGCTGGTCACCAAACAGTCTAAAACTGGCCGTCGCTTCCTCTGATCGTTCCATATACCTTTTTGACGAGAATTGCGTGAAACGTGAcaaattttccacgaaaccTGTCGATTCGAAG TTTGGTAAAAAGAGTTACGTGATCAAGGGTATTGCCTTTTCTCCAGACTCGACAAAAATAGCAGTGGGCCAGACTGACTGTATAGTGTACGTTTACAAAATTGGAGAACAATG GGGAGAGAAGAAAGTGATTTGCAACAAGTTTCGTCAAAGTTCTCCTGTCACTTGTCTAATTTGGCTGACCGAGGGACCGATTATTGTTGGTTTGGTAGATGGCAAAGTTCGCATTGCATTGGTGAAGACTCAGAAAGCTCAGACACTTTACACAGCTGATTCGACCACGATTGCGTTGACTTCCAA TGTACGAGGAACCGGTTTCTTATCAAGTCACGCTAACGGTAGCATAATAAAGTATCATTTAACCGCCGATGGAAATCACGAGCCTTCTGGACGTATCTGTACTCATACAGTACCAGCATACGCATTAGCATGGACACAATCGCATATTCTGGCTGCAGGGTGCGACAGACGAGTGTCATTTTACGATTCGCGTGGAAAGTTAGTGAAAAATTTCGACTACAGTCGCGAgaacgaaaaagaaatcgCTGTGGCCTGCTGTAGTCCCAGTGGACAGAGTGTTGCTATCGGATCTTGGGACAAAATACGAATTTTGGATTGGAGTCCTCGACGTTCCATTTGGGAAGAGGCAAATACACGATCTTTGCCTAATTTCTATACAGTCACTGCGATATCCTGGCGTCGTGATGGTTCCAG GTTACTTGTAGGCAGCCTCTGCGGCGCAGTAGAGCAATTCGAAACAGTCCTGAAGAGAACAGTAATCAGAGGAAGTCACGAAGTGGCCTACGTTGGACCCAGCCAAGTAGTGATTCGTCCATTACAAGAGGGCAATCGGCCAGTAATTATTAGATCCCAAACAGGCTACGAAATAGAGGATGTCAAAGTCCTAGGACGAGCTGACAATAATGTGATAGCTCGCACAGCTAACACTCTACTTCTAGCTGACATTGAACTAAATCTTATCAGTGAAATTTCCTGGGAAGACAAAAGCAATagtgaaaaattcttttttgaATATCCAAGAGTGTGTCTGATCTTCTGTTCAGGAGAGCTAACCATAGTTGAGTATGGGAACAATGAGGCATTAGGCTCAGTAAGAACAGAAGCAGTAAATCCTCATGTAGTTAGCGTGAGGATCAATGAGAGACAGGCTGCTGAAGCACCGGATAATAAAAGACTCGCTTATTTGTTGGACCCAAGAACTGTTCGCATCATGGACCTGGTAACTGGGCTTACTGTTACATTGGTTTCTCATGATGTCCGTGTAGATTGGCTGGAACTTAGCGAAACAGGCCACAGGTTACTATCTAGAGACAAAAGAGCCAG ACTATGGCTAAGTGACGAGCTAGGtggaagaattttattacTGACTGGAGTCAGTTTTGCTTCTTGGGTACTAGGCAGTGATGTAGTAGTAGCACAAACCGGACAAACCTTGGCAGTCTGGTACAACGTCGATGATCCCGAAGTGGCAACATTAATTCCAGTTCGTGGTGACGCCATCGACATTTCTAGAGAAGATGGAAGAACTACTGTCACGGTGGAGGAGGCTGGAGGCAAGGTGGCCTATCTGCTTGATGAACCACTGATAGAATTTGGCACAGCGCTACATGACAATGATTTTGGTAGAGCTTTATTATTCCTGGAGGATTTGGCAGATAGGCCTCAAGCGGAGGCCATGTGGGAAAATGTGGCCAGGAATGCAATGGCTGCTAGACAGTTATTGATAGCTGCCAGGTGCTACGCAGCTCTCGGGGATGTAGCTTGTTCCAG attcttaaaaaatataatagaaatcgGCGAAAAGTACCGTGCAGAGACTGGGCATGATCCACTTTCGAGCCCTGACTGTTGGGCAAAGTTAGCCATTCTAAATGGCGAATTAAAAACTGCAGAAGCCATTTATTTGGAACAAAATGAATTAGGCCAGGCTCTGGATATGTATCAAAAATATTGGCACTGGGAAGATGCGTTGATTTTAGCACAAAACAGAGGCTGGCCAGGTCTCCAGGAGCTCAGAGATAGACATCTGACTTGGCTACTCGAAAGTGGCCAGACAGCTAGAGCTGCTGCCATTTTGGAACCCACTAATCCTCGACGTGCAGTCAAGCTATACCTAGATGCTCATCGACCTGGTCGAGCAGCTAGACTTGTTCTGGCCAATCCAGATCTATTAGAAGACAGGTCCATTGTTAATGAAATCGTGAGAGTTTTGAAAGCGACGGACTTAATGGAATTAGCTGGAGAACTGTTGGAAAAGACATCAGAGCCTCTGGAAGCTATTAAATGCTACTCTCAAGCTGGAGTATTCGCAAGAGCATTGGAATTGGCTAGAAAGGTGGATCCTACTTCGGTAGTTGACCTTGAACGAGAATGGGGCAAGCACTTGGCCTCTGCTGGGCACTATGATGCAGCTATTAATCATTTTATAGAGGCAGGAGAAACTGCTCTGGCTCTGGATGCTGCTATCAATGCACGACAGTGGAGAAAAGGGCTACAGATCATACAG GTGATCGAGGATGATGATCCCACAATAAGGAAACAGTGCGAGAAACTGGCCGAATATTTCGCCTCCATACACGAGAAGAACTTGGCAGAAAGGCTTTTCATTCGATCCGGAGATGCCAGACGTGCAGTTGATGTTCACGTACAAAATGGCAACTGGAGTCGTGCTCATGAAGTAGCTCAAGAGTATATGACTCCTGATGAAGCGAACGAAGTCCTGTTAAAACATGCTACAATCCTCTGTGAAACAGGAGATCTGAAACACGCAGAGGAATTATATCTTGCCATTGGCAAATATGATTCGGCTATAGCGATGTACAGAAAGGCTAGTCGGCGTGCAGATATGATTAGATTAGTAGCAAAATATAGGCCAGACCTTTTGGAGACCACTCACGCGCATTTAGCCAGAGAATTGAATGAGTCTAGCAAGCCTCGTGAGGCTGAGGATCATTACCTTGCAGCTGGTGATTGGAGAGGAGCGGTGACTGCTTATAGGGCAGCCAACATGTGGGAGGATGCTCTTCGTGTAGCGAAACAGCATGCTGGAGATAACGCAGCCCAACAG GTAGCTTTAATATGGGCACGTACATTGGCACCAGAATTAGCAGCCAGGCTGCTTATGCGGCTGAACTACTTAGATGGCTGTCTGCAGCTAGCTTGTGAAGCTGACTTGTTCGATTGGGCTTTGGAAATTGTCAAATATGGGAGTACTGATCAGATGAAAGAAGTTCACTATAGACACGCCATGGCACTGGAAGATGCAGGTCATTTCTCTGAAGCAGagaaagaatttattaaagCTGGAAGAACCATGGAGGCTGTTCAGATGTATATTCATACTCGAGATTGGGAGGCTGCTGAAGATGTAGCTCAATCAATTAACCAAGATGCAGTTGCTCAAGTCCTCATTGCCAGGGCTAGTGAAGCAGTTGAAGGACAGGACTATTCCTTGGCCGAGACTTTGCTATTGAGAGCCCATAAACCCGAAATGATTATTGAACACTACAAG AAAGCAGGAATGTGGTCTGAGGCGCTACGCGTTTGCAGAGAATACCTACCGAGTCAACAAGCGAATCTCAGGCGTGAACTTGGTCAAATAAGCGCCTCTCTTGCTGGTGCAAACGCTTTTGAAGAAGccagaaagtggttagaagtTGGTGAAGTGCGAGCTGCTCTCGATATCTTAATTCTAGATCCTCAAGCGCCCAGGTCGTCTCTTATCAAGGCTGCTGACATTCTACTTCATCAAGCTGATTCAGAAACTGTTGCTCAAATCGGTGGAGATCTTGGCTCGCGTTTGTTTGCTATTGGAGAATATGCTGTTGCTGCTCAG GTATTCTTACAGGCAGACAAATTGAAAGATGCTATCGATTCATTGGCTTCTATTGGAGAGTGGGAAAAGGCCAAGAGAATTGTGAATGAACTGGCACCAGATATAGAACCTTATTTGGAAGAGAAGTATAAGGAAGCAATGCTGAGGGATGGACAAATAGATAGACTTGTAGAAATAGATGCAGATGCAGGACTTGAGATACTAGCTAATAAAGGTCAATGGAACCAAGTATTCGAGACTGCAAGCACTCAAGGAACTCAGGTTTTGCACAAATATGTGGCACAAAGAGCGGTTCAACTATTGAAAGGGAATGCTCCACTAGATGCTTTGCAATTGTATGTTAAGTATGGTACTCCTCCCATCCAGCAAAATTTTAATCTCTACTTACAGTTGTCTGAAAGCATTTTAAATTCAGAG GCATATTATGAATACAGATACTTAAGTCACTTGAGAACTGTACTCTTGGATCTTTGGAAGAATTTAAAATCATTAGAATCAAGTCAAAAATCGAAATTTGAGAGAGTACTCAAAGCTACTCATTATTCAGCAGTGAAATGTGGTTGTCGTGATTATCCTGTACTTTCTGGCCTGGTCTTAAAAGCCTCCATTACTTTACTGAGGTACACTGACCTTCTTCTTGCTGATAGAGCTTACTATGAAGCAGGGATAGAAGCACGTACAGCTGGGAAGAACAGTGAAGCCTTTGTTTTTCTAAACCATTTCCTGGATTTAGAGGAATGCATAGAAGAAGGTGATAGTACCGTGTTGGATGTTGAAGATTTAGCTGTAACAGACTTCCCTGTGGAGGTTCCTCTGCCAGAGACATTGAGTTTAACAGCAGAACAGAGAGAAGAAGTCCGTGAATGGGTTCTTGCTGTATCTATGGATCAAAAAGTGGAGCAGGTTCTCCCCACAGATCACAGAGGAGTCTATGTAGGTTCATTGACTGCTCACTCTGTTGATTCTGGAAGTCTTCAAGCTTGCATCTTGACTGGGTATCCCATTCGAGGTTCAATCATTAAATTTGCAGag GTTCAGCATGTGGCAGATCGTGATGACTGGACAAAGTTGATTAATACTGCACGCCAAGCTCCTCAGGATTCAAATCTTAATGATATTCTAGCTTTCATTCAAGAATGGTTCGGAGCAATTCCCAACTATTCTTTTTAA